TCGACCGTAGCGGACGCGAGTATCGCGTGCTCTTCACGAGCTTTTCCGCAACCGTCATCACCGCCGCAGTGCTGTCCGGGCTGGCCGTCTCGATCCTGCCGGAATGCGCCCTTCGCCCCGGCATGAGGGTGCTGGACGAGGCCGACGGCTTCGGCCAGTTGCCTGACTGCATGATCGGCATCATGCGCGGTCCTACCGAGCGTCCGGACCTGGTGGAGGCGCTGGCGCGCCATATTGCCGAAAGCCTGGACAACATCACGGTTCCAGAGTCCGTTGCAGCGATCGAGTTCCCTTCGATCGCCGCGCTCAGCATGACGAGAGCCAAGCGAGGCAAGCCGGCGCTAATCTCACCGGGATGGTGAGATCAGAGCTGGACGCGTGGACGCTCGCCTTGACCGCCGCAGGCGGCGGCATTCAATAGCCCGATGGACGACTTGATCCCAGAATCACGGACGAACGCCGCCGAGTTCACGGTGAGCGAGATCTCGAATGCGCTGAAGCGCACGGTCGAGGACGCTTACGGCAATGTGCGCGTGCGCGGAGAAATTTCCGGCTACCGCGGCCCGCATTCGTCGGGCCATGCCTATTTCGCATTGAAGGACGATCGCGCACGACTGGAGGCGGTTGTCTGGAAGGGAACGATGTCGCGGCTTCGCTTCCGGCCAGAGGAGGGCATGGAGGTCATAGCGACCGGGCGCCTGACCACCTATCCCGGCTCGTCGAAATACCAGATCGTCATCGACAATCTTGAGCCCGCGGGGGCCGGCGCGCTGATGGCGCTGCTCGAGGAGCGCAAGCGCCGCCTGCAAGCGGAGGGGCTGTTCGATCCCGCACGCAAGCAGCTCCTGCCCTTCATGCCCCGTGTCATCGGCGTGGTGACGTCGCCGACGGGGGCCGTGATCCGCGACATCCTGCACCGTATCGCCGACCGCTTTCCTCTGCACGTGCTGGTCTGGCCGGTACGCGTGCAGGGAGAAACCGCCGGTGCGGAGGTGGCGACGGCGGTGGCCGGCTTCAATGCGCTGGAACGCGGCGGCGCCATCGCCCGGCCGGACGTGCTGATCGTGGCGCGCGGCGGCGGCAGCCTGGAAGACCTCTGGGGTTTCAACGACGAGGCGCTGGCCCGGACGGTCGCGGCTTCCGACATACCCGTGATCTCCGCGGTCGGACACGAGACGGACTGGACGCTCGTCGACTATGCGGCGGACGTGCGCGCGCCGACCCCGACTGGCGCCGCCGAATTCGCAGTGCCGGTGAAGGCGGATCTGGAGGCCACCCTCGCCGGTCTGTTCGCCCGGCTCAACAATTGCGTCGTGCGCCACATCGACAAGCGGCGACAGTCAATGCGCGCGGCGGCACGGGCGCTCCCCTCACCCGATACGCTTCTGGCCATACCGCGGCGCAGGTTCGACGAGGCGGCCGGACGCCTGACACGCGGGCTGACCGCCAGCACCGAGCGCAAACGGGCGCGGCTCGGTGCCTTACGGCTTTCTCCTGCGACCTTGCTGCGTCGCATCGGCGATATGCGGCGGCACGCCGACCGGGATTCGCAGCGGGCATTCAATGCGCTGGCGCGTCGACCGGAAGCTTGCCGCCAGGTGTTTACGCGGCTGTCCGGCCGGCTGAGGCCGGAAGCCTTGCTGCGCCGGCACGCCGACCTGAAGATCGGCCTTGCGAGGTTGCAGCGACGCGCAAACCAGTCGGAGGATGCAAAACTGACGCGTCTTCGCGCCCGCCTGACGCAGGCGGACCGCCTGCTGGCGACCCTGAAACTCTCCCATCAGTCGATCCTCGAGCGGGGATATGCGATCGTGAGCGACGCGCAGGGCAATGTTGTGAAGCGCGCCGCGGAGATCGGCGCCGGTCAGGCGCTGGTGCTCACCTTCGCGGACGGCAACGCTACCGCAACGTCCGGCGGGGGCGATGCCGCTGTCGCGACTCCGGCGACGGAGGCCTCCAAGGCGCGACAGAAACCTGCCGGCAAGGAGCGGCCGGAGAAAAGCGGGCAAGGCTCCCTGTTCTGAACGCGCCGGCGACGCGGCTCGCCATTATGCGCCGGCAGCGGCCGACTGCGTCGCCTTATGCTTGCGGATGACTTCCTGCGCCACGGCAGCGTCGCTGTCGCCACGGCCAGACACTTCGACGGTCGGGACGGCGATCTTGATGCCGTTCTCCTCGAAGGCCTTCTTGATCATTACGAGGGCCTTGCGCTTGATGCCGAACTGCTCGCCGGGCCGGGTCTTGAGCTTCAGCTTGAGCACGACGGCGAACTCGCCAAAACTGTCGACGCCCTGCATTTTCAACGGCTCGAGCGTGCTCGCGGCATATTCCGGATCGGCCGCCAGCTCGGCGCCGATCTTCTTGATCAGCTTGCGCGCAAGCTCCACGTCGGAATCGTAGGTGATGTTGATCGTCCATTTCTCCATGACCCAGTCGCGGCTCATGTTCTGGACCGCGCCCAACTCGCCGAAGGGAACCGTGAAGACCGGTCCGCGGTGATGCCGCAGCCGGACCGAACGCAGGCTGAACGACTCGACCGTGCCCTTGTAGCTGCCGCTCTGGATGTACTCGCCGACGCGGAAGGCGTCGTCGAGCATGTAGAAGACCCCGCTTAGGACATCCTTGACCAGCGTCTGCGACCCGAAGCCGAGCGCGACGCCGAAGATGCCGGCGCCGGCGATCAGCGGGGCGATCTGAACGCCAAGGCCCGCCAGGACCGTCAGCGCCGCCACGACGATGATGAAGACGGCGAGGCTGTTCCTCAGGATCGGCAGAAGGGTCCGCAGGCGGCCGCTTCGGGCCAGTTCTTCGGGATTGGTGAGACCCGCCTGCGTGGCTGCCTCCAGCCTGTAGTCGATGTAGGCCTTGGCAAGGTTCCAGAGCAGGTCGGCGACCAGCAGGACGATGATCGCGTTGACCGCGCCGCGAATCAAGCCATCGGCGACCTCTTCGCCCGACATGGCCCCGACGCTGCTGCGCGACACCACCCAGAGCCAGGCTGCAGCGGCAATGATGACGAGCGCCCTTGCTCCTCTCGAAACGAGGACCTTGGTCAAGGTGCCGCGCCAGCCCTCACCGGTATACGATCCGACATAGGCCTTGGTGAAGCGCCCTACCCCTGCCACCACCCTGGGCAGGAGGAGGATATAGATGCCGAGCCAGAGAAGCGCGGTCAGGTTGGCGACCCAGGCCAGCCAGAGGAAGCCCAGGAACAGCGTCAGCAGCACTGCCTTGCGCCGCGAGACGGGCTGCGCCCTCGGCCGTCTCCATACGATCTCTATGGCGACGGCCAGAAGGCCAAGGCCGAACGCATAGGCAATCAGTTCCTGCACCGGAACGGAAAACTGCAGGTGACGCATCAGGCTCACCAGGGCCCATCCGAACAGAAGGATGCCGGCAAAGAGGCCGATGCGAGAATGCCAGAACGCATCCCCGCCGGCGGGGATGTGAGCGACCTCGGCGCCGTCGGCCACAGGGCGGGATTCCGCAACGACGACACGCGTCACCGCCATCACCAGCCGGAACAGGATGAACGCCGCCAGCAAGGTGAGAACGATCTTGCGCAGCAGCGGAGGCCACTCGAACACAAGGAACAACCCCGCCGAGGCAATGGCAAAGACGAGCAGCGACGGCAGTTCGGTAAACACGCCGCGCTGCAGCGTGCTCGTCCCTTCCGCCGAGCGTCCGCCGATCGAACGATCGGCAAGCGCCCAGCGAACCACATACTCGGCCGCATATCCGAACAGGATGAGCCCGATGAGGATCGCCAGCACGAGTCCCGGGCGGCCGGAATTCACATCCGATCTCGCGATCGTCATGGCGCGCGAAAACTCTTCCGGCACACGCGGAATCGCTGCGAGAAGAGCGGAAAGATGCGACCGAATCAGGCCTTCCAACGATTCCATACGGTCCGCGACGGACATTTCCGCGGCAGTAACGGAGTTCGTCTGGGCGGCCGCGAGGGTGGCTGAAACACCCCATGCCGCCAAGCCGACGCTCCCGCGCTCGACCATGCGTCGCCAGCGCCGAAGTCGTCCGGACTGAAACGGCGTCATGACGGCCGCCATGTGATCGAGATCGGAACCCTTCGCCCCGAAGGTGCGAGCCGGATTCTGTCGTCAACTTCCAGTATCTGAGGCACCTGCACACCCCCTGCAGGGACAGCACGAACCGTCACTAGATACGCTTGATAGGCTACAATCAAGTATCGTCAACAATAAATGCCGGAAGTCGTCGCGCGGTCGTCGTCCGCGCCGCGCCTACCCCTTGCATCTGCGGCATCACCTGCGTTCGGCCGATACGCCGAGACGAGGACAACGAAAACAAGAAGGCCGCCACCAGCCCCGAAGGACCGGCGGCGGCATGCCCCCCAGGCAATCAGTGGTTGCTATTGCGAAGCTTGATCAGCTGCGCACAAAACGTCCCCGCGCGCCCCCTGCGGGACCAACAAGCATGACGTGTGCGCTGGAAGGTTGTGGACAAGGCCCGGCCTAAGCCACATCCGAATTCTGGTCGCAGACACCCATCGGTTGCGGAAACTCGCCGAAAAGCATCTCATATCCATAGGGATCATAATAGCGCATGAGCCCCTGCATGAACTCCTTCGGATCGACCTTCAGCACCTCGGCCCAGACCTTGTAGCGCTCCGGCGGGACCCGGCCGCGTCCGTTTTCTATCTGCGAAATGAAGGTGTAGTAGTCGGTGTTTACAGCGATCGCCAGGGCACGCTGGGTGAGCCCGGCATTCTCCCGCAACGACTTCAGCCACGCCCCGCCCTCACGGCGAAGCGGATGCTCCAGGTTCTGAATGTTGATGCCCATGATGCACGCCCGCGCTGCCCCTTATCAACCCCTGGTCGACGACATAGCATCCTCGAAATTCCATGTACAGTGGAATTGACAGTTACTTTCGGTTGAGTCTATACGGCATGCACCGGATCGGGCCTTACACGGTCCGGCTGTAACCTTCTCGAGGAGAAATCATGGCAACTCTGGCCGAATTGGATGCCCTCATTGATGGCAATCCCGATGCCTTTGCCGGCATCGCAGCCGCTTACGAAGTCTTGCTGGGCGGCGTTCCCAGCGTCGACGGCTTCATGTTCCTGATCAACAACGCGCTTGAGACGAATTACGGGTCCAACAACCCGAACATCGTGTTCAACACCGAAAACATCTTCATCAACAGCGTCAACGCGCTGTTCCAGGGCAACCCGGCCGCCGAGGCGAAGTTCGACGCCATCACCGCCGGCGCCGCCACCCTGCAGGACCAGCTCGTCGCCATCTACGAGGCCTATGTGCCGGCCGAGCACCAGACGGCGGAAGGCCTTGCCTTCTTCACCCGTGCGGAAGCCCAGGCGTTCTACACGGGCGTGGCTGCCGAGCGCGGCGTCCAGGGGACTGACGGCCCGGCCGTCGTGGCGCTGGCCTCGCTGCTCAAGATGCTGGTCGCCAACGACCAGGGCGTCGGCGATGCGATCAACGACCTGAAGGCCGCCATCGACGACGGCACGGCCAACCTGCCGGAAACCAGCGACGTCTTCATCCCGATCGAGACCGCCGACGGCACCAAGTACGACAACGACGACCCGGCTCCCGGCAAGACGCTGACCGTCAACGGCGACACGCTGTCGGGTGAGGTGTTCAACGCGCCGCGCGCCTTCACGCCGGGCGGCACCGACCAGATGAACACGCTGAACGACGACGACGTGCTGACCGGCACCGGCGCCCACAACGTGCTCAACTTCACCTTCGTCAACGACGCCGACACCGGCGACAACGACATCAACGCGACGCTCAACAACATCAACGAGATCAACGTCAACGTGCGTCTCGATGGTGATGGCTACCTGGATCTGCAGGACACCACCGGCCTGAAGAACCTCAACGTCGACGGCATCGACGGCAACCTGTTCGAGGCCTACAACATCCAGTCGGCCGCAGACCTCGCCATCAGCGTGTCGAACTCCAACGACGAGAACAGCCACGCTCACTTCTACTTCGTGAACAAGGCCGTCAGCGGCGATGCGGATGAGGTCAGCCTCACTCTCGACAGCGTGACCCTCGACGACATCCGCCTGGAGAGCAACGACGGCTCGCAGGGCATCGAGACCGTCAACCTGGCCTCGACCGGCGACGGCAACCAGGTCGACGAGATGTCGATGCAGGACGTCCGGACCCTGAACATCACCGGCGATGCCGAACTGTCGCTGGGCGAGAGCAACAACATCGTTCGCGGCAGCGGCCAGGTCGAAGCGTTCAGGTATGACGCCGCGATCGACAACGCCGCCGGCTCGCTGACGACCATTGACGCCTCTGGCCTGGACGCCGCCATCGAGATCAATCTCGGCGACGAAGTCACTGCCGACCAGGACGGCACCTCGGGCACCGAGGTCGACTTCTCGTTCATCGGCACCAAGCATGACGACACCATCCGTCTGCTGGGCGGCATGGACAGCGCCAACGACAAGATCGACGGCGGCGACGGCAACGACACCGTCCAGGTGTTCGCCAGCGTCACCAAGGGTTCGGTCACGGCGGTCGAGAACCTCGATATCCGCGGAAACGACTTCGGGGCCGGCAACGTGACTGTCGATACCTCGCTGTTCACCGACCTCGAGTCCGTGATCATGCGCAACGAGTCGAACAATGGCTTCAACGTACAGAATGGTCAGGTCGACTTCACCCTGAACAAGCTGTCCGCCGAGGTTGCGGCTGATCTGGTCATCCAGCACAGCACGACCGGCAGCAACGGCGTGGGCGACACGACGATCATCGCCAACCTGGCTGCCGACACCGCGTCCGACCTCGTCGGCGTGACCATCGTCGACCAGGCTGACGACGAAGTCCGCGGCATCAACATCGACCCGCGCTTCAACTTCACGCTGAACGCGGCGAAGGTCGAGAACGTCACCCTTACCGACACCGACTCGGAGTCCAACAGCGTCAGGATCGCCTCGATCGCCGACGTCAAGGGCACGATCACGGTGCTCGGCGAGAACCAGGCCGGCAAGTTCCTGAACCTCGACTCGACCGGCAACGCCCTGCAGCTCGACCAGTCCGGTGGCGAGTCGGACGGCACGGCGATCACGGATGTGGGCGCAGGCGCTGCCGAGCGCTTCAGCGGTGAGACGGTCGATGCCTCGGCCTATACCGGCGACCTGATCGTCCGCGTGTCGAACAATGCGGCCGTTGCCAATGGCGGGCAGACCATCCTGGGCGGCTCGGGCGACGACCACATCATCTTCGACGCCCTCAACAACACCACCGCGGGTCTGTCGATCAGCGACAAGGTGAACGGCGGCGAAGGTGACGACACGCTCTACCTCGACGGCCACGGCAAGCTGATCAACGTCAGCGCGTCGGAGTGGACCAACGTCTCCAACATCGAGACGATCCACCTCGTCGGCCAGGGCGGCGGCGGCACCAACCTGGCCACCGCGCCGGGCGCCAACGACGCCTACGGTCGGAACAGCTACAACCTGACGCTGACCAACGACCTGATCGCCAGCAACGGCGTGGCGGTCACCGGCGGCCGTCTGATCCAGATCGTCAACGACAACGATCCGGAGAACGACGATACGGGCTCCTTCAACCAGGGCGTGACCATCGATGCACGCAGCCTCAACGCGCAGTCGAACTTCAGCTATGACGGCGAAGAGTTCTTCGGCGAGACGGCGGACCGCTTCATCATGGCCGACGCCAACATGAACGGCCTGGCGCAGATCGACGGTGGCGCGGCTGCGCTGAGCAACGCGGGCAACTCCGACGTTCTCGAAGTCCGCAACTCGGCCGTCGTGACCATCGGCGACCTGGCTGGCGTGTCGAACGTCGGCACCATCGAGTTCACCAACGACCAGGCTGCGACGCAGACTGCCGTTCTCGAACTCGACAACGCGACTGTCGATCGCCTG
This portion of the Mesorhizobium shangrilense genome encodes:
- the xseA gene encoding exodeoxyribonuclease VII large subunit is translated as MDDLIPESRTNAAEFTVSEISNALKRTVEDAYGNVRVRGEISGYRGPHSSGHAYFALKDDRARLEAVVWKGTMSRLRFRPEEGMEVIATGRLTTYPGSSKYQIVIDNLEPAGAGALMALLEERKRRLQAEGLFDPARKQLLPFMPRVIGVVTSPTGAVIRDILHRIADRFPLHVLVWPVRVQGETAGAEVATAVAGFNALERGGAIARPDVLIVARGGGSLEDLWGFNDEALARTVAASDIPVISAVGHETDWTLVDYAADVRAPTPTGAAEFAVPVKADLEATLAGLFARLNNCVVRHIDKRRQSMRAAARALPSPDTLLAIPRRRFDEAAGRLTRGLTASTERKRARLGALRLSPATLLRRIGDMRRHADRDSQRAFNALARRPEACRQVFTRLSGRLRPEALLRRHADLKIGLARLQRRANQSEDAKLTRLRARLTQADRLLATLKLSHQSILERGYAIVSDAQGNVVKRAAEIGAGQALVLTFADGNATATSGGGDAAVATPATEASKARQKPAGKERPEKSGQGSLF
- a CDS encoding beta strand repeat-containing protein translates to MATLAELDALIDGNPDAFAGIAAAYEVLLGGVPSVDGFMFLINNALETNYGSNNPNIVFNTENIFINSVNALFQGNPAAEAKFDAITAGAATLQDQLVAIYEAYVPAEHQTAEGLAFFTRAEAQAFYTGVAAERGVQGTDGPAVVALASLLKMLVANDQGVGDAINDLKAAIDDGTANLPETSDVFIPIETADGTKYDNDDPAPGKTLTVNGDTLSGEVFNAPRAFTPGGTDQMNTLNDDDVLTGTGAHNVLNFTFVNDADTGDNDINATLNNINEINVNVRLDGDGYLDLQDTTGLKNLNVDGIDGNLFEAYNIQSAADLAISVSNSNDENSHAHFYFVNKAVSGDADEVSLTLDSVTLDDIRLESNDGSQGIETVNLASTGDGNQVDEMSMQDVRTLNITGDAELSLGESNNIVRGSGQVEAFRYDAAIDNAAGSLTTIDASGLDAAIEINLGDEVTADQDGTSGTEVDFSFIGTKHDDTIRLLGGMDSANDKIDGGDGNDTVQVFASVTKGSVTAVENLDIRGNDFGAGNVTVDTSLFTDLESVIMRNESNNGFNVQNGQVDFTLNKLSAEVAADLVIQHSTTGSNGVGDTTIIANLAADTASDLVGVTIVDQADDEVRGINIDPRFNFTLNAAKVENVTLTDTDSESNSVRIASIADVKGTITVLGENQAGKFLNLDSTGNALQLDQSGGESDGTAITDVGAGAAERFSGETVDASAYTGDLIVRVSNNAAVANGGQTILGGSGDDHIIFDALNNTTAGLSISDKVNGGEGDDTLYLDGHGKLINVSASEWTNVSNIETIHLVGQGGGGTNLATAPGANDAYGRNSYNLTLTNDLIASNGVAVTGGRLIQIVNDNDPENDDTGSFNQGVTIDARSLNAQSNFSYDGEEFFGETADRFIMADANMNGLAQIDGGAAALSNAGNSDVLEVRNSAVVTIGDLAGVSNVGTIEFTNDQAATQTAVLELDNATVDRLVNSTQEASATNGVETLNVSAHDNPLLAGADTVLNLDASQITNAFLALNVTGGGSADNITGGAGNDIINGGEGNDTINGGGGNDILIGGLGNDTIDGGAGDDLIHAGVGVNNVTGGAGADTFLFNAGDSFHQFLNNFTIVTDFATGTDKLDVVSAGAPGYTEFDAGLVGVGNFAALIAQADAAMAGGGDSDIFVAYNAWGSGDAFVFVDDNGDGTYQQTETFIQLSGINNAAAIGALDFI
- a CDS encoding helix-turn-helix domain-containing protein, whose amino-acid sequence is MGINIQNLEHPLRREGGAWLKSLRENAGLTQRALAIAVNTDYYTFISQIENGRGRVPPERYKVWAEVLKVDPKEFMQGLMRYYDPYGYEMLFGEFPQPMGVCDQNSDVA
- a CDS encoding mechanosensitive ion channel family protein; amino-acid sequence: MSVADRMESLEGLIRSHLSALLAAIPRVPEEFSRAMTIARSDVNSGRPGLVLAILIGLILFGYAAEYVVRWALADRSIGGRSAEGTSTLQRGVFTELPSLLVFAIASAGLFLVFEWPPLLRKIVLTLLAAFILFRLVMAVTRVVVAESRPVADGAEVAHIPAGGDAFWHSRIGLFAGILLFGWALVSLMRHLQFSVPVQELIAYAFGLGLLAVAIEIVWRRPRAQPVSRRKAVLLTLFLGFLWLAWVANLTALLWLGIYILLLPRVVAGVGRFTKAYVGSYTGEGWRGTLTKVLVSRGARALVIIAAAAWLWVVSRSSVGAMSGEEVADGLIRGAVNAIIVLLVADLLWNLAKAYIDYRLEAATQAGLTNPEELARSGRLRTLLPILRNSLAVFIIVVAALTVLAGLGVQIAPLIAGAGIFGVALGFGSQTLVKDVLSGVFYMLDDAFRVGEYIQSGSYKGTVESFSLRSVRLRHHRGPVFTVPFGELGAVQNMSRDWVMEKWTINITYDSDVELARKLIKKIGAELAADPEYAASTLEPLKMQGVDSFGEFAVVLKLKLKTRPGEQFGIKRKALVMIKKAFEENGIKIAVPTVEVSGRGDSDAAVAQEVIRKHKATQSAAAGA